The following are encoded in a window of Vespa crabro chromosome 2, iyVesCrab1.2, whole genome shotgun sequence genomic DNA:
- the LOC124421874 gene encoding RAB6A-GEF complex partner protein 2 isoform X2, which produces MIEITAKLVRGSVYFSGEVIECFVTFSNPPNPIHQISQSHSDIFESLAWASAQIHCQCSMNSKVVLSDRLNTTARLAAINANTTFVPWQQDNGHAILNTKPKILFCDLRLSPGESKTYIYRETIPSDAPPSYRGQAVKYSYKITIGTQRVNTVIKLLRVPFRVLSLSELPEITTCNDSVDLSPNNPFMETQHRETPLDIALQTLQNLTARRSPNFYNITNGRGRVVRFCLFKNSYKLGEDIVGTFDFSNATVSCAQVSVALQSEEHVAEQYRRGKSTTPTLVSYNKHHEMCLGLKYSHLVLPIPLHVTPDFTTELVTLRWRLHFEFVTTSKLVEMPYEHTVNWHGPSTLDVETMIWDLPLHIHPTTVPPNTAQQTRYNIVI; this is translated from the exons aTGATTGAAATTACTGCAAAACTTGTCAGAGGATCTGTATATTTTTCTGGAGAAGTCATTGAATGTTTTGTTACATTTAGTAATCCTCCAAATCCAATTCATCAAATATCTCAGAGCCACAG tGATATTTTTGAAAGTCTTGCTTGGGCCAGTGCTCAAATTCATTGTCAATGTTCTATGAACAGTAAAGTGGTACTTTCAGATAGATTAAATACGACTGCTAGATTGGCGGCAATAAATGCaa ATACAACTTTTGTACCATGGCAACAAGACAATGGTCATgctatattaaatacaaagccaaaaattttgttttgtgATTTAAGATTGTCGCCTGGTGAAAGTAAGACAT aCATTTATAGAGAAACAATTCCAAGCGATGCTCCTCCTTCGTATAGAGGCCAGGCagtaaaatattcttataaaattacaattggAACTCAAAGAGTAAACACAGTTATTAAACTTCTACGTGTACCATTTAGAGTATTATCTTTGAGtg aGTTACCGGAAATAACGACTTGCAACGATAGCGTTGATTTAAGTCCCAATAATCCTTTTATGGAAACACAGCATAGAGAAACCCCACTAGACATAGCACTTCAAACTCTTCAg AATTTAACTGCAAGGAGAAGtccaaatttttataatataaccaATGGACGTGGACGTGTAGTTAgattttgtctttttaaaaattcttataaattagGCGAGGACATAGTTGGTacatttgatttttcaaatgCTACTGTATCATGTGCGCAAGTGTCCGTTGCTTTACAATCGGAGGAACATGTCGCAGAGCAATACAGACGGGGAAAGTCGACAACACCAACTTTAGTTAGTTACAACAAACATCATGAAATGTGTTTAGGTTTGAAATACTCTCATTTGGTATTACCTATACCTTTACACGTAACGCCAGATTTTACGACAGAACTGGTAACATTAAGGTGGAGATTACATTTTGAATTTGTAACTACTTCGAAATTAGTTGAAATGCCTTATGAACACACGGTCAATTGGCATGGTCCTTCGACTTTGGATGTTGAAACAATGATATGGGATTTACCTCTTCATATACACCCTACAACGGTTCCGCCAAATACGGCTCAACAAACAAGatataatattgtcatttAG
- the LOC124421874 gene encoding RAB6A-GEF complex partner protein 2 isoform X1, with product MIEITAKLVRGSVYFSGEVIECFVTFSNPPNPIHQISQSHSDIFESLAWASAQIHCQCSMNSKVVLSDRLNTTARLAAINARNFIDTTFVPWQQDNGHAILNTKPKILFCDLRLSPGESKTYIYRETIPSDAPPSYRGQAVKYSYKITIGTQRVNTVIKLLRVPFRVLSLSELPEITTCNDSVDLSPNNPFMETQHRETPLDIALQTLQNLTARRSPNFYNITNGRGRVVRFCLFKNSYKLGEDIVGTFDFSNATVSCAQVSVALQSEEHVAEQYRRGKSTTPTLVSYNKHHEMCLGLKYSHLVLPIPLHVTPDFTTELVTLRWRLHFEFVTTSKLVEMPYEHTVNWHGPSTLDVETMIWDLPLHIHPTTVPPNTAQQTRYNIVI from the exons aTGATTGAAATTACTGCAAAACTTGTCAGAGGATCTGTATATTTTTCTGGAGAAGTCATTGAATGTTTTGTTACATTTAGTAATCCTCCAAATCCAATTCATCAAATATCTCAGAGCCACAG tGATATTTTTGAAAGTCTTGCTTGGGCCAGTGCTCAAATTCATTGTCAATGTTCTATGAACAGTAAAGTGGTACTTTCAGATAGATTAAATACGACTGCTAGATTGGCGGCAATAAATGCaa GGAATTTTATAGATACAACTTTTGTACCATGGCAACAAGACAATGGTCATgctatattaaatacaaagccaaaaattttgttttgtgATTTAAGATTGTCGCCTGGTGAAAGTAAGACAT aCATTTATAGAGAAACAATTCCAAGCGATGCTCCTCCTTCGTATAGAGGCCAGGCagtaaaatattcttataaaattacaattggAACTCAAAGAGTAAACACAGTTATTAAACTTCTACGTGTACCATTTAGAGTATTATCTTTGAGtg aGTTACCGGAAATAACGACTTGCAACGATAGCGTTGATTTAAGTCCCAATAATCCTTTTATGGAAACACAGCATAGAGAAACCCCACTAGACATAGCACTTCAAACTCTTCAg AATTTAACTGCAAGGAGAAGtccaaatttttataatataaccaATGGACGTGGACGTGTAGTTAgattttgtctttttaaaaattcttataaattagGCGAGGACATAGTTGGTacatttgatttttcaaatgCTACTGTATCATGTGCGCAAGTGTCCGTTGCTTTACAATCGGAGGAACATGTCGCAGAGCAATACAGACGGGGAAAGTCGACAACACCAACTTTAGTTAGTTACAACAAACATCATGAAATGTGTTTAGGTTTGAAATACTCTCATTTGGTATTACCTATACCTTTACACGTAACGCCAGATTTTACGACAGAACTGGTAACATTAAGGTGGAGATTACATTTTGAATTTGTAACTACTTCGAAATTAGTTGAAATGCCTTATGAACACACGGTCAATTGGCATGGTCCTTCGACTTTGGATGTTGAAACAATGATATGGGATTTACCTCTTCATATACACCCTACAACGGTTCCGCCAAATACGGCTCAACAAACAAGatataatattgtcatttAG